A section of the Triticum dicoccoides isolate Atlit2015 ecotype Zavitan chromosome 7A, WEW_v2.0, whole genome shotgun sequence genome encodes:
- the LOC119333919 gene encoding uncharacterized protein LOC119333919, with protein sequence MPPPPLPERWSILARIPKVVKDKEAKRTFPPGTNVSVACDELPRASILTVSLRISPPPCLPSYPYVAAADPSGLLLLCAMEPSGEVTYHLCHARTGEATCFREHNCPMGFDGANVGLMTRGDSYVVAEPQPSGDGSGRATLLRYTVGQYKWAVTELAYSPPLHRQWFCEGVVSHGGMLWWVELSYGLLACDPYSDKPELLHVPLPTINDPLPGKVENLANRASHSCVKASSGRLRYVQIHGDPAAPVVSTWALTEAGKWNPERRVPLPDIWADESYLDAMLPGSIPALALLDPADPDKLYFFLGSCIFAVDLRRRKVVESGEFDMPEPPNQLIVRAWQYDPSSSRNRALLECLLRLLELRRFTAAFLVFFL encoded by the exons atgccgccgccgccgctgccggagcGGTGGTCCATCCTGGCTCGAATCCCTAAAGTTGTGAAGGACAAGGAGGCGAAGCGCACCTTCCCGCCGGGCACCAACGTCTCCGTCGCCTGTGACGAGCTCCCGCGCGCCTCAATCCTCACCGTGTCGCTCCGCATCTccccgccgccctgcctccccagCTACCCCTACGTCGCCGCTGCGGACCCCTCCGGCCTGCTCCTCCTCTGCGCCATGGAGCCTAGCGGGGAGGTCACCTACCACCTTTGCCACGCGCGCACAGGTGAGGCCACCTGTTTCCGCGAGCACAACTGCCCCATGGGCTTCGACGGCGCCAACGTCGGCCTAATGACGAGGGGCGACAGCTACGTGGTCGCCGAGCCCCAGCCCTCCGGCGACGGCTCCGGCCGCGCCACGCTCCTCCGCTACACGGTGGGGCAGTACAAGTGGGCCGTGACGGAGCTCGCCTACTCGCCGCCGCTGCACCGGCAGTGGTTCTGCGAGGGGGTCGTCTCCCACGGAGGGATGCTCTGGTGGGTGGAGCTCTCGTACGGCCTCCTCGCCTGTGACCCCTACTCCGACAAGCCGGAGCTGCTACACGTCCCGCTTCCGACGATCAATGACCCGCTTCCGGGAAAAGTGGAAAATTTGGCCAACAGGGCCTCCCACAGCTGCGTGAAGGCGAGCAGCGGAAGGCTGAGGTACGTGCAGATCCATGGCGATCCCGCCGCCCCGGTGGTGAGCACGTGGGCGCTCACCGAGGCTGGTAAATGGAACCCCGAGCGCCGCGTGCCCTTGCCGGACATCTGGGCCGACGAGAGCTACCTCGACGCCATGCTGCCAGGGAGCATCCCCGCGCTTGCGCTCCTCGACCCCGCGGACCCAGACAAGCTCTACTTCTTCCTCGGCTCCTGCATCTTTGCCGTGGACCTGCGACGGAGGAAGGTTGTGGAATCCGGTGAATTCGATATGCCGGAGCCACCAAACCAGCTGATCGTGCGCGCATGGCAGTATGATCCTTCAAGCAGCC GTAATAGAGCACTATTAGAGTGTCTTTTGCGCCTGCTGG